In Lolium rigidum isolate FL_2022 chromosome 7, APGP_CSIRO_Lrig_0.1, whole genome shotgun sequence, the DNA window TAGAGAATATAAGCAAATCCACAGGAAGATTAAATAGAAAACAGAACATATGGAAGCAGCCACCATCTGTGCATAAATATTAGCAACAAAAGTAATCAGAAGTGTTTGCAGCCAAAGCAACGCATGACATATCCCTCCCACctttgtctctctctctctctctctctctctctctctctttctagtTTGTAAGCATTTGCATACTTGGTAACTATAAGAAAGTACTAAAATAATGATGATGTGAACAAGCCATTTGACTAGACACAACATCAAAACTTATGCAAGTTAGCTCATCAAAATTTAGCTTATATTCACAGTTTTTGTGCATGAGTGTAAGTCGTGACTTCAATTTAATATCTAAACAATTGCTGGCCAGGGGTATGCCTTCCTTTTTCAAGTATCCTAATCAAATTCATGAACATACCAGAATGGATTTAAAGGTTAGCACAAGATGGATTACAAGAATGACATGTTATCCTAGGTAATTTGGATGGATGTGGGTACAATGATAGTCCTTGAATGATCATCATGTATCTCGAAAAAGCACAAGTAGAACATCTAACCATCTTTGGTACTCCAGGTGCAACCGCACAGAACGCTTTCATCTCTTCTACTGAAGCTAGGGCATCAATAAATAGAACATCTGCTCCAGCATCAGCGAAAGCTTGTACTCTCCATAATGCTTCATCAAGAGAAACTGCTTGACGAGAATCTGTCCTCGCTACAATAACAATGTCAGAGGCACTCTCCTTCCTAGCATCTATAGCAGCTTTTATGTGCATGACCGAATCCTCCCTTGAGATGACTTTCCTTCCTTCAGTGTGCCCACATGCTTTTGGCGCGACCTTCAAAATGTTATACAGCATATCATTAGATGAAAAGGTCAAGAGCAGAAATATCAATCACACAAGTCTTCTAAGCAAATTTAGAAGTAAAATGGAACCTCCTGCTCAGCTTAATATTAATAACTTGATTTCAAACACACAAATTATTAAGACAGTGGTCTTTTGCATTATTTAGCGCTCAATGAATTGAAGATCAGAGCATGGTAGGCACTACCTTCAGCAATAAGAACACCTCTGGTTCATATGGTATagacaaaaaatatatatatatatatatatatttagttCTGTACACCCTACAGGCACAAATTGAATATCttttttcaaacaaaaataaTAATCAAAGGACTGAAATTGCTGGACTTCTGAAGAAGTAACTTTATATTTTTCAACATCTAGCAGATTTTCACTACGAAAAATAAGATCAAGGCTATTTCAAGTTTAAGTCAAGACAGTTACTTCCTACCAAGAGAAATTCATAAGGTTACCCACCAAAATATAAAAACTTTAGCAGATctatcaacaataaaagtagtgaCTTTGACAATAAGAAATGTGGAAAGATCAATTAGTACCTGATCTTCAAGCATAATTCCAGCCAAGCCAGCATTAATATATCCTTTTATGGTTCTCTTGATGTTCATAGAATTTCCGTAACCATTGTCTCCGTCACCAATCACTGGGACTGATACTGCTTCAGTGATTAGACGTCCTTGATCAACCATTTCTCCATAGGAGATTAGACCAACATCTGGCAATCCAAGCCGTGCGGCGGAAACACAGAAACCTGAATGAAGCACATATATATTAGGACTCCAATGTTGAAGTACCTTGAGCAACCACAAGAAGTTATTCTCACAGAACCATGGAGAAGTTCAGTAAGCAAAATGCAATTGCCATCTGGTAATTTGCATACTCGTTATTTTCATCTACCAATTAAACATAATAGGTTTTTTGCCAAAAAAACAGATGTTAACTGCATTTTAAGTTTTAGGTtgtagttaaacaccacatactattGCAGCATCTAACCAGAACAATCCTCCCCGGAATGACATTTGCATTCGGACTTTCTGAGCTATAATGTTGCTGTAAGGTTACTCTTCAAGTTTGCATCCAGTTTTTAACTGTCTATGTAGTTTTGTCTTGTCAAGTGTCAGGACGAAAAATGGACAGTTTGCTTATCATTAGTGAAATGCAAGTTATGCTCATATAAAATTTAGCTCATGTAATATTTTTCGTGCTGGTAATCGAGGAAGAGATATGGACTATTCTTCCCTCCAGTGCGTAAAAGAAGTTTTGAACAATCAAAAGGATAATTCGGTACTTCGAACAGGAAATGTTAGAACTGTGAGTTGATTGAAACAGTTGAACTGAAACCGTACCGTGCTGACTAGACTGCTCAAAATGCACTTagatctactactactactcagtTAAGTCAGCCAGTCACAAACCGATCGTCTCAACTGAACTTAAACCTCGCAAGGGTTTTACTGCCACAACCGCGCACGAACACAACGGTAGGTACAGAGACCGCGCGAGAAGCTATAAGAGGGAGCAAAGCCACCACGCACCGCCCATGAAGCAGATCGGGAACCCCGCGCGCTCGACGAGGCGGGCGCCGAGCGCGTCGAAGCAGCAGGGCGCCTGGTGGGCGCCCGGAGACGCCAGGATCCGCCGGAGCGCCGCGGCGGGTGACTCCCCTGGCCGGATGCCCCGGGCGCCTTCTTCCGCGGCGAAGTAAGGGGCGCGGCCCGCCATCgctgcgcggcggcggaggatgctGGGTGGGATCGGGTGGAGGAGGCAGAGGAAGCGCGAGAGGAGTTGAGCGCGGCGAGGGGAAGAAGTGGGTGGTTGGTGTGCCTCGTCCGTGTCAGCCTCTGTCAACAAGTGGCGCATCCGCGGATACATTCaatttctgttttttgtttttgtttttagagTGGCACTTTCTGTTATTTCtgttcttttaattttatttttgaaGATACTTAACTTTTTTAATTGTATTTTTAGATAGGAAAACCCTTGTATTCCCCCGGACTATGGATCGAGTTGCGTCTTCCCGGTCGCTAGTGCGCGAAAACGTAAGTGAGAGAGCGGGACCCATCGAACATTATCCTTCCATTCctagcttcttcttcctcactgAATCGTCTCTCTCCCGCATTCTTCAACACGCGCACCCTCCCCCATGCCCACGTCGTGCGCCTGCTAATAGCCTAGATCTCGGCCGATAGCTCGGACCGAATCGTAGCCATGCGCCGCGGCCAACAGTGCTGGCGGAGCGGGGCAGCGGTTCTGCAAGCCGGAGTCGACATTGTCGATGTACTGCAAGTTCGTGCGTGCGGGTCAGTGGAGGAGAGGGACTTTTCTACAATACGATGGATGtgtattttctttattttccgtGCGGGGGcgtcgacccccccccccccgccccaatATAAGGATTGTTATCCTTCGCATCGAGCACCTGGCGACCAGAGGGGTGGAGGATTTCATCCCCCGGGGACGCTCAGCGCTGTCCTTTTAGATAGCTTATCGTATGTGCCGAGTGATATCAGGTGCTTCCACCTAATGAAAAGGTACTCGGTAAGAACTTTctaaataacattgctacaatatGGTTAGCACACCACCAAAGTTCAGTTCAATATTCGATTTCATGGCTCAAGAACAAAACAAGATAAAGTAAATGTTGAAAGTAAGCTAAGAGGATTGTAGTTACATGATTGAATGGAATGAAAGGTGGTTTCCGGGCTTTCGGTCTCACTAGTACTAGAGGGGCGAATATATGTGATCCACTATTATACAAGAGATTCCTTACAAATAAACGTTCCCTTTTTTATTACCGGGATGTCACtcatgtgtgaactatgcataatACTCGTGTTGTCACTCGCAAGGAAAAAATTATACTTCCGGACCAAGGATCTCGTGATCTCATCTTTGTAGTCCATGAATACTAGATCAACAACACATTTTAACATGGTGCACTAGATCATACCCCAACCTGGAACTAGATCAATCACTCAAACATGGATTATGATTAAATAAAACATAGATGAATATATTACTAAGGGCACAACCATGTTCAATCTTACAAATACACAAGCTATGAAGAGAtatggaggcggcggtggagatggtgatgatgccAGCGCCGATGGCCTAGGGCCGGCGCACGCGGATTGGGGTTGgcgcctccttctcctcctcttcctcggatgCATTTatggtgtggtggtggtgatTAAGCTCTATACATGGAGGTGGCACAATGGCAGGGCTCCACCGTGTGGAGATGTGATAGGATTGTTGATGGCGACTAGGgtttccctctccttatatagcctCAAGGAGGTCGGTTTTGCGTCTGGGATAACCCCCGCACCAGATATGGCCTTTGGTCCTTCACAAATATAGTTCGGTTTGACAAAACGGTCTCGAAGGAGGTCCATACGATCATTACTATACAGTCATGACCGTACCAGTGGTCGTTAAACATCATGGATTCTTGCAGTAATTTGCTCGCCATTTCCTCGTTCAAACTCTGATTGGGGCGTGATCTAGCTCAATGGATTCATATGGAAGAGAGCTACAACACCATCGTCTTGGATCTTTATTATATTTTAGATTAACATtgacctcctcatcatgggagtcagcaacacgAGTATATattatgcatagttcacacatgaGTGACAAGTCCTAcctcgcttctattcttgtagacactattgggcctccaagtgcagaggtttgtagaacaacaacaagtttctcttaagtgaatcacccaaggtttatcgaactcagggagttagaggtcaaagatatccctctcaagcaaccctgcaattatgatacaagaagtctcttgtgtccccaacacacccaatacacttgtcaggtgtatatgttcactagttcggcgaagagatagtgaaatacaagtaatatggatgattataagtggtaattggaatctgaaataaaaatggcagcaagcaaacatgtagcagaactggttgtaaacggtgtttcagtgcttagaaacaaggtctagggatcttactttcactagtgaactctctcaacaatgatatcataattgaatacataaatatcatctcttcactatgctacgctgaaccactctccggttggataacgaacaccaattcaccgtgtaggactgcaaaagcactccttaaagttcgctttccaaacctagggacacccacgctgtcactttgagcatccaaagatagtactatcaaaaaccacaatttcatagagacattcaactcaaattataactcatgatataggcggaaggacgaggtcggtgggcgccctaggggcccacaccacaatcTTAGAATTTACTGTCACtctccagattactagaggcatgaacctactatcgagcataaataccccctcttggagtcacaagcatctacttggccagaatatctactagcaacggagagcatgaaagatcacaaataacatatgacataaaTATATAATCGacatcaacatagtatacaatattcatcggatcccagcaaacacaacatgtaggattacataaggatgatcttgatcatgtagggcagctcacaagatctatacatgaagcacaaattggagaatacaaccatgtagttactgctatggacctatagtccagggatgaactattcacgcatcacttcggaggtgggcatggcgatatagatgccttcggcgatgatttccccctccgacaggatgccgggaagagcttcagaaccctccgtgTTGGGTTctgtgatggcggccgcgacggaacttttcgtggatggaggctcgggtattcagggttttcccgagatcgtgaataaatagacggaggggcgatgtcagtggaggccagggtggcccacaccacccctaggcgcgggccagggccaggtcgtgcctagggcaggtgtggccgtCCTGCTGTCCCCCTttgactcccctctggactatgtcttcattacggtaaaatattgacttcggcttttgttttgtccaatttcgagaatatttcttgtacaacttttctgaaatacaaacacAACATAAAATAGAGAATTAACACTGTGGCATCCtgctaataggttagtgccggaaaatgtataaaaatacAACGAAGTTTGATGAAAACATATattattggtgtaaaacaagcatgcactacaagaaaagttgccatggccgacgaagttgaagtcgcgccgtggttgctggtgtaccatggccgacgatttttggtctctcggttgtgcatgtcaaaacgtttttttctcgtttttgaggccacctagcccgacgaaaacggccaaaacgtggcgtatggtggcccgggacgtggtgcatctcgaaatatcgggttcgccggccgagtcaacgcaaatccgcaccaccgagggatgtagggcccagatggtagcctctctggcattgtttttttctcgatcgcgccatctcgttcaacgctctccgatcgagccgtttacgatgcaggatcatgggtcccgcatgtcatcctctatgaaccaaaattctttctattcttggatttttttgacccccgatttccggctacttcctttttcttttgatcccttgccgccttggaaacgttgagaccgctgctgctaaatgggacccgcatgtcatcctctatgtgcaatcaactttcttttcttggagtttttttggcacctcatatttggtcacttgcctttttctttcgatcccgtgcagcctctcaaacggtgataccgctgctgctaaatgggacccgcatgtcatcctctacgtactataaaactttcttttcttgaattatttttggctcctcatatttggtcacttgcctttttctttcgatccctcgccgcctctcaa includes these proteins:
- the LOC124676815 gene encoding 2,3-dimethylmalate lyase-like, with translation MAGRAPYFAAEEGARGIRPGESPAAALRRILASPGAHQAPCCFDALGARLVERAGFPICFMGGFCVSAARLGLPDVGLISYGEMVDQGRLITEAVSVPVIGDGDNGYGNSMNIKRTIKGYINAGLAGIMLEDQVAPKACGHTEGRKVISREDSVMHIKAAIDARKESASDIVIVARTDSRQAVSLDEALWRVQAFADAGADVLFIDALASVEEMKAFCAVAPGVPKMANMLEGGGKTPILTPAELAEIGFSLVVYPLSLIGVAMRAMEDALLAIKSGGVPPPSSLPSFQEIKDTLGFNRYYEEDKQYSVSQALPSLPSGKS